ATAGTGAGCAGGAACCTCTTCCACACTGAAACCATATTGCTTCCCCATTTTATTCAGCATCAGGATATCCCCTTCACGATCTCTCCCGAAATGATGGTCATACCCTATTACCAGCTGTTGCAATCCAATCTTGCTAATGAGGTAATTCCTGATAAACTCTTCGGATGATTGCATGGAAAACTCCTTGGTAAAAGGAATGATCACCAGGTGGTGTATCCCGGTCTCGGCAATTAATTCATATTTCCTTTCTATGGTATTGATAAACCGAAGGTTACGATGATCAGTGCTAACCACAAGGCGTGGATGCGGATGAAAAGTCACCACCACGGTCTCACCGCCGGATTTGGCTGCCAGCTCCTTCATCCTGCGAAAAATCTTACGATGGCCTGAGTGTACACCGTCGAAAGTACCCACAGTCACAATAGGTGGTTTGGAAGCCTTATAATCGTCAGGATTTTGATAGATCTTCATGAAGGTACTAAAAAAGTTTGTTCACAACAATGTACTCGGCTATTTGAACGGCGTTGGTAGCAGCGCCTTTACGCAGGTTATCCGAAACGATCCAAAGGTTGAGGGAGTTGGGATTTGAGAAATCACGGCGAACACGTCCTGCAAATACCTCATCCCTTCCCTCTGCA
This genomic window from Bacteroidota bacterium contains:
- a CDS encoding bifunctional riboflavin kinase/FAD synthetase, whose product is MKIYQNPDDYKASKPPIVTVGTFDGVHSGHRKIFRRMKELAAKSGGETVVVTFHPHPRLVVSTDHRNLRFINTIERKYELIAETGIHHLVIIPFTKEFSMQSSEEFIRNYLISKIGLQQLVIGYDHHFGRDREGDILMLNKMGKQYGFSVEEVPAHYVHNIPVSSTQIRNALKLGDLKLANELLGYDYSITGKVVHGKKIGRAMGFPTANIDLKDEYKIISAVGVYACRAYIDGKFYKGMGNIGYRPTVDHGDLTVEIHIFDYNRDIYGEKISIYFIERIRDEIKFPNLEALRQQLIKDRSQVERLIG